A window of Symphalangus syndactylus isolate Jambi chromosome X, NHGRI_mSymSyn1-v2.1_pri, whole genome shotgun sequence genomic DNA:
accaaaacacatttattttgtcaataaacataaatgaaataagctcacctaaagaaagaaagatgcccTTAGTTTGTATTTAAAACATGTCCCAAATATATGATGTACAAAATAAATCTGTCTAAATAATTACTCAAAAATATTGAAAGTAAAATGAGGAGCAGAACATAACGTGCAAATGGGAACAATTTAATTCAAACCTTTTGGTTTGAATGATGATGAAATCATTTTACTGAGATAATGTTTAAAGttttgctaaaagaaaaatgcactgCCTTAGGTAGTTATGCAATTACAAATTGAAATAGATTAGTTGAGTATTAAACTTAAGTGAGaaaagaactgtaaaataattaagaaatgatGACATAATTAGTAAGGATATaggcagaaaataataaattagaaaaaacaaaactagatctGCTAAATCCAAGAACTCTTAAAATAATCAAAGGTCGAACAATGAGAAAAAGCATCTAAAGACAATTAGCAATCAGATTGGGGAATGACAATtgataacagaaaataaaaacaattataagtGTTGTTtgctcatctccacaaaaaaaaaaatttcaaaaccctgtataaatataagaaaataaaaatagctgaaaTTAACCCGaggcaattaaaaaaatctaaataggcAAATAATTACAATGGGAGAAATTAAGAAAGTTGATAAAGAatgccctttctttttcttttgagatagagtctcgctgtgttgcccaggctgagtgcagtggcatgatctaggctcactgcaacctctgcctcccaggttgaagcgattctcctgcctcagcctcccgagtagctaggattacaggcacgagccaccatgcctggctaatttttgtatttttagtagagacggggtttcgccatgttggctaagctggtcttgaactcctgacctcaagtgaccctcctgcctcggcctcccaaagtgctgggattacaggtgtgggattactgtgcccagcccagctactctggaggctgaagcagtagaatcgctcgaacccaagaggcggtggttgcagtgagccgagatcgcgtaccactgcactccagcctgggcaacagagcgagactccgtctcaaaaaaaaaaaaaaaatccttagtaAAAGTAGGAATAGCTGCATACATCATAATAGCACACCACTTTGCATTCCTATTAAAGGACAAGACATTCTACTATCAACTATTACTGATATTAAATGTCGTGTTAGTGcaattaaagaagagaaaaaagcataaaaCGAGTAGGCTTTTTTGGCAGATACTGTTATATGGGATGGACAGGAGGGGAAGACATGAAAATCAActgaaatgaaatacataaaaaatcagtaaagaGCCTGCTTACGAAATGGTCGAAAAACAATAGCTGGGCGGGGCCGCAGGGTGGTGCACGTGAATACGTGGGCATGTGCGTGTGTACGTGGGCACGTGCACGTGCTTTTGGGGCCGACAGACGCGTCAGTTGCCTAGGCGCATGCGTCTAGCTATCCCAGAAGCTCCTGCGTCTTCCGGCTCGTGCTTTCCTCAGGCTCGCGCCTTCCTCAGACTCGTGCCTTCCTCAGACTCGCGCCTTTCTCTGCAGCTCGCGCCTTTCTCTGCAGCTCGCGCCTTTCTCTGCAGCTCGCCCCTTTCTCTGCAGCTCCCGCCTCACTCCCCTCAGCGTTCTTTTTCCCACGGTCTTCCAGTTGCTGCTGACCTAACTAACTCTCAGCCATGGCCTCCAACGAAGATTTCTGCATCACACAAGACCTGGATATCCCGGCAGATATTGTGGAGCTCCACGACATCAATGTGGAGCCCCTTCCTATGGAGGACATTCCGACGGAAAGCATCCAGTACGAGGATGTCGATGGCAGTTGGATCAACGGTGGCCACAACTATCCGCCTCTGATCGTGCTGCAGCCGCTCTTCACGAACATGGGCTATGGCGACCACGACCAGGAAATGCTTATGGTGCAGACACAAGAGGAAGTGGTGGGCTTTTGCGGCTCAGACAACCAGCTAGGCAACGACTTGGAGGACCAGTTGGCCATCCCGGATAGCATTGAAGACGAGCGCTTCCAGCTGACCCTGGCCTCTCGGTCGGCCTCGGCGGCATCAACATCAACCCAGAGCCGCAGCAAAAAGCCCAGCAGCAGGAGTGCCACCAGCACTGAGGCCAACCCGGCAGGCAGCAGCTCCAACGAGGGCACGAGGAAGTGGGAGCAGAAGCAAGTGCAGGTCAAAACGCTGGAGGGTGAGTTTTCCGTGACTATGTGGTCCCCTAACGGTAACAATGACCAAGGGGCAGTGGGTGAAGGCCAGGCTGAAAACCCACCTGATTATTCCGAGTACTTGAAAGGGAAGAAACTTCCTCCTGAGGGGTTACCAGGCATTGATCTCTCAGATCCTAAACAGCTGGCAGAATTTACTAAAGTGAAGCCCAAAAGGTCCAAAGGAGAACCTCCCAAAACAGTCCCTTGCTCGCATAGCGGCTGCGAAAAGATGTTCAGGGATTACTCCGCCATGAGAAAACATCTCCACATCCACGGGCCCAGAGGCCACGTATGTgcagaatgtggcaaagcttttctTGAGAGCTCAAAGCTGAAACGACACCAGCTGGTCCACACCGGCGAGAAGCCCTTTCAGTGCACATTCGAAGGCTGCGGGAAACGCTTTTCCCTTGATTTCAATTTGCGCACACACTTGCGCATCCACACCGGCGATAAGCCCTTCGTGTGCCCCTTCGATATTTGCAACAGGAGGTTCGCTCAGTCAACCAACCTGAAAACCCACATATTAACGCATGTGAAGAACAAAAACAGCCCGTGAAAAGGAGAAGACCCCTCTCAGACTTGGGAATTATCTTCCAGGACTGCGGTAGGGAATAAATATGCCTCTCAAAGCTTTGTATGTTGtttctaagagttttaaaaaaatgaatcctGCACATCTAACGTTCGTGTTTTGTTAGAgtagtaaaaatacaatttaaacgtttttaaaaaggtaaacctTGACATAAGATAATAATGCTAAGATGCCATAGCTTGTTCTGTAACTGTTTTTGTAAAGTTTGGTCCCAACAGGAGAAAAATTCGTAGGCTTCACATCAAGAGACGGTTCTTACAAACTGTGTTTAAAATGGGACTTTTCACATTCTTAGAAATAGGAAATTCATTTATTGtttacagtgtttttaaaaaactcgttaaaaattcaaaatgttcatGTTTATACTTTTAGGAATATGCTTAATAAGTCCATGTATGGTTTTTCTGGAGGTTGATAACTTTGGGAAAGATTTACTTTAAAAGAGTGAACAATTATATGCATACGTGAAGTATTTTCCTGCTTAAGAAAGTTATATAGGTGTTATTTGTTTTAATCTTGGTTGTATTCTTGGATGTTAACACATCTTGCATTTTAGCTGTATTAGGCCATGTAGTATTCATATTAGGTGATTTAATAGTACTAGTTTAAACCtattttagtcattttattttccccaaaatacTACCAGATGCTGTTTAGTGTAATTCCTTTGCCTGTTCAGTTAAAGTAGTGCTTGCTTGTAGAATATATTGTGTATATGTTGACTTTAACACTTAAGAAGTACATCCTGtgtaatagaaaaagtaaaataaaatacctcttctaaagaaggaaaaaagtagtTTGCCTATATCAATACAGAAGTTAGAACTAAAGAAAATGGGGagtgtgctactggcatctggtgagtgGAGGGAGATCAGGAATGccactaaacatcctacaatgcacagacaGCCCCACGAAACACATAATTATTTGGCTAAAATGCCAATAGTgtcaggtgcaggggctcacgcctgtaatctcaacactttgggaggccgaggtgagtggatcgcttgagctcaggagttgaacatcagcctgggcaacatggcaaaacccggtctctaccaaaaatacaaaaattagctgagtgtggggcgcacacctgtggtcctagctactgaggaggctgagatgggaggatcactggagctggggaagtcgaggctgcggtgagccgtgattgagccactgcactccagcctaggtgacagagtaagaccttgtctcaaaaaaaaagaagaaaaagaaaaaggggcaggggggctgggcgcggggctcctgcctgtaatcccagcactgtgagaggctgaggcgggtggatcacttacggtcaggagttccaagaccagcctgtccaacatggtgaaaccaccccctggctacttaaaaatacaaaaattaaccatagACTTCATAGACTTCACATCAAGAGATGGTTCTTACAAACTGTGTTTAAAATGGGACTTTTCACATTCTTAGAAATAGGAAGTTCATTTattgtttacaatttttttaaaaattgtaaaaaaattcaaaatgttcatGTTTATACTTTTAGGAATATGCTTAATAAGTCTATGGTTTTTCTGGAGGTTGATAACTTTGGGAAAGATTTACTTTAAAAGAGTGAACAATTATATGCATACGTGAAGTATTTTCCTGCTTAAAAAAGTTATATAGGTGTTATTTGTTTTAATCTTGGTTGTATTCTTGGATGTTAACACATCTTGCATTTTAGCTGTATTAGGTCATGCAGTATTGATATTAGGTGATTTAATAGTACTAGTTTAAACCtattttagtcattttattttccccaaaatacTACCAGATGCTGTTGTTTAGTGTAATTTCTTTGCCTGTTCAGTTAAAGTAGTGCTTGCTTGTAGAATATATTGTGTATATGTTGACTTTAACACTTAAGTACATCCTGTGtaatagaaaaagcaaaataaaatacctcttctaaagaaggaaaaaagtagtTTGTCTATATCAATACAGAAGCTAGAACTAAAGAAAAAGgggagggtgctactggcatctagtgggtggagggaGATCAGAAATGccactaaacatcctacaatgcacagacaGCCCCACGAAACACATAATTATTTGGCTAAAATGCCAATagtgccaggtgcaggggctcacgcctgtaatctctacactttgggaggccaaggtgggtggatcgtttgagctcaggagttggacatcagcctgggcaacatggcaaaacccggtctctaccaaaaatacaaaatagctgagtgtggggcgcacacctgtggtcctagctactgaggaggctgagatgggaggatcactggagctggggaagtcgaggctgtggtgagccgtgatcgagccactgcactccagcctgggtgacagagtaagaccttgtgtcaaaaaaaaaaaggggcaggggggctgggtgtggggctcctgcctgtaatcccagcactgtgagaggctgaggcgggtggatcacttaaacggtcaggagttccaagaccagcctgtccaacatggtgaaaccaccccccggctacttaaaaatacaaaaattagccatagaCTTCGTAGACTTCACATCAAGAGACGGTTCTTACAAACTGTGTTTAAAATGGGACTTTTCACATTCTTAGAAATAGGAAGTTCATTTattgtttacaatttttttaaaaattgtaaaaaaaattcaaaatgttcatGTTTATACTTCTGGAATATGCTTAATAAGTGTATGGTTTTTCTggaggttaaaaatacaaaaattagctgggggtgccGGCacagcacctgtaattccagctacttgggaggctgaggcaggaaaatcgcttgaacccaggaggtggaggttgcagtgagctgagagaatgccactgcactccagcctgggtgacagagtgagactccgtctcaaaaaaaaaaaaaaatgccagtagTGTCCCTGTTAAGAAACCCTGCTGTAGAAAAAGTAAAAGTTTATAACAAAGATTCCAGAGGTTTGCAGTACTTATAAACAAATCATTATTGGGCAAGAGGTTGTTTAGATGAAAGAAATGTGTGTGCTCCACCACCCTCATTGCCACTTAACCAGCATGGGTAAATCCAGAATCAGAGGGGTGATCTGGTACTAGCTACATGCCTGACGAGATAAGAGACTATGCAAATAGTCAAGGAATCAGTGCTGCTGAGTGTGCCggcttttattcatttgttcatgtcTTGTTTCTGTGACTAGCAAGTGGGCTGGGGATGGGGGGAATTCATAGTGGTATCCTAAATTAGTTTCCCCAGAGTAAATTCCTGTGCATCAAaggattagattttttttttattttgttttaattttgttaaggAAGCTATGAAAGCAGTACGAGAAAACACTGGTGAATATCTTTTATAATCTTGAAGTGGAAAAGGCTTAGTACAAGGAACTATTTGATCacacaaaaatttaaagtatCTATACAGGCAAAACGACAAACCACATCAAATGACAAACtggaaagataaaattattataattttaataatagcatatacaaattagtaaattaataagataatcaaaaaatGGCAATGGATAGAAATAAGTAGCTCTTAAGAAAATGGGCTTTAATTTTTCACCCAGAAGACTGGCAAAGAGTAAAATTATGGTAGCATCCAGTGTCATTCAGAGAGTGGAAAAATGTCAATTATGAGAGTATAAATTAATTCAAACTCATTGGAGGTCAGctttaatgttcatattttttgACCCAACATTTCCATTTCTAGGTAATTTTTCATACCCTTGCAGATGCATACTTAACTGGACGCCTAACATTATAAGCAAAGCTGTGTATTGCAGTATTATATGAAAAGGTTAAAACACCCTAAGTGATTAATAGTAGGATACCTTATAAATAAGTTGATATGTTAATAAAGATGGATTACTCTGTAGCAGATATAATGAAATTGATATGTATGAACAGATAtggaaaaatgtcaaaaatatataaatttaaaagcaaatagggtgtgatggctcacacctgtaatcccaaattttaggaggctgaggtgggaggatcacttcaggagttcaaggctgccatgagctgtgatcacagcactgcactccaacctgggcaatagagcgagactgtctcttaaaaaaaaaaaaaaaaaaaacacggaaAAGCAAAATATAGTACAATAATTTGAtgccattgttatttttaaatgatgtatctatatataatagAAAAGATAATTTACCTGATAAGTCCTAGACCATACTTTGTCTGGCTGTTTCtggaatttaataatttataacactttaaaaatttaaaaaggaacattttaCAATGTGAATTCATTACTTGGAACATGTGTTAGCTAGGTATTTGGCTGCTCTAATAACTAAAAATAAGTGGCATAAACTTTCAAAACATTCCAAATATAAGTAGTTCAGTGTTGGTGGGATAACTCTGTAATTTGGGTATACAGGTTCTGTCTTGTTAGCTCTGCTATTCCCAACGTGCAGCTTCTGTGTCATGGACCTAAATCCAGCTCCATCATAGCTACATTACAGCCCACAGGACAGGGTTGTCTCCAACACATCCTGGTGCTAGTAGTGCCCATACCCCGCCCCATAAGAAAAACTGCAATAGGAAAAGGGAAGACTAGGTACGGGGGAAGGGGTTATCTAGTGGCGTGTTAAGTGAATGTTTAACATCTGGCTCTGCAGGGCTAAGGTAGGGAGCTCTGATGGTAGCATTTGCtggtttctgtggtgtaaatactcgcACCGTGGTCAGTTTCAAGCTGCAAACCTACACTTCCTGAAGGAGGAATTAGGAAGAAATGCACACAATTAGCTGTGGCAAGCTGGTAGGAGCAGGCTTCAGAGAACCACTGGGTTCATATAACCATATCTGCCATATGATAGGATATAAGAtgctaagggggaaaaaaagagtttaaaaaatataggcctggtgcggtggctcacgtgagcctgtaatcccagcactttgggaggccgaggcgggcggatcacgaggtcaggagatggagaccatcctggctaacacggtgaaaccccccgtctctactaaaaatacaaaaaaattagccgggcgtagtggcgggcgcctgtagtcccagctactctggaggctgaggcgggagaatggcgtgaacccgggaggtggagcttgcagtgagccgagattgcgccactgcactccagcctgggcgacagagcgagactccgtctcaaaaaacaaaaaacatatatatgtataaaaccggctgggcgcggtggctcacgcctgtaatctcagcactttgggaggcggaggtgggaggatggcttgagctcaggagttcaagaccagcctgagcaaaatggtgaaactctgtgtctagaaaaaaaaacacacacactaaaAACCTAgcggagcatggtggcacgcgcctgtagtcccagctgcttaggacactgaggcaggagtgttgcttgagcccaggaggcggaggtttcagtgagccaagatcacgccgttgcactccagcctgggccacagtgagactgtctcaaaaaaaaaaaaaaaaactaaaaaaatttttaaaactataaaactgtctTGAAAAAGTTATTAGAAAATTTGCTGCTTTGTACTcttgaataaattattaaaattattacacATGTATACTCATATACATGCTGATGTGGGCAGGGAAAATCTGGAGTAATGGAAAATGATAACAGTATGTTTACTGTGAGTCATGGGGCTGGTGGTTGAGAAATGGTATTTGGGAAAGATGACTTTTTATTACTTCTATATTGTTTGGAATTTTTATAGTCAGcgtgtattttttagtaattttttaaaagccaattgaacatttttaaattaatttcatattAGGGTTAAAATGTACTGAGacttctttttccttaaaattgaCACCTAATGTCCAAAACTAAGACTAAAGAAGGTTATATATCCCCACCAATAATTGGGTCCACACACCTCTTTCAGAGCTTATTAAATGGTATAGAACTAACTAGTCCCACTATCCCAAACATCACCTAGCCCATTAACTTCTCATTCCCAGTTGTGAGTTGTCAGCCTAGTAGACAGCTGAACAGCTTTGCCCTGCCGCCTTTCCCAGGCAAGGGGGCAAGGTTAGGGATGGGGAGGAGATGCTTATCTTGCCCTGAATTCAAGACAGGACAAATTCAAAGATCTGGAATTGTCTCTAAGAAGAAGAGTTTAGTATCCCTGCTAAATGTTTGCTGAGCTGTGAGCTCACTGTGGTGCAGCCATCAAAGTGGAAGACAACGTGGGAAACCTGTGTGTTCCTCAAAGTTTAGGGATGTACATAAATTATGTAtttagagggagagagaaatacaTATGTACCCAATGCCTACTTTATTGGTTTTAAACTTAGGAATATAATTTCATTGCTTCTAAAATGTCTTCCCACTTCCATGTAAAAAGTCCAGGGTGTCATTTAAATctcgttttttgttttatttttttgtttgtttgtttgtttgagacggagttttgctctcattgcccaggctggagtgcaatggcacgatcttggctcactgcaacctccgcctcccgggttcaagcggttctcctgcctcagcctccgaagtagctgggattacaggcgcctgccaccacgcccagctaattttttatgtttttttagagatggggtttcacc
This region includes:
- the YY2 gene encoding transcription factor YY2 translates to MASNEDFCITQDLDIPADIVELHDINVEPLPMEDIPTESIQYEDVDGSWINGGHNYPPLIVLQPLFTNMGYGDHDQEMLMVQTQEEVVGFCGSDNQLGNDLEDQLAIPDSIEDERFQLTLASRSASAASTSTQSRSKKPSSRSATSTEANPAGSSSNEGTRKWEQKQVQVKTLEGEFSVTMWSPNGNNDQGAVGEGQAENPPDYSEYLKGKKLPPEGLPGIDLSDPKQLAEFTKVKPKRSKGEPPKTVPCSHSGCEKMFRDYSAMRKHLHIHGPRGHVCAECGKAFLESSKLKRHQLVHTGEKPFQCTFEGCGKRFSLDFNLRTHLRIHTGDKPFVCPFDICNRRFAQSTNLKTHILTHVKNKNSP